The region GAGCCGGATCAATATTTGGTCATTTGGGTTCACATCGAATTTTAGTCTTAGTAGAGTTAGTTTGATTAATTAtggtagtttcctatttcagttgatttcctttttatgcctttattttccctatatataatGGTTGTAACCATTGGGCAAATCAGAGAAcgaaagatgaattgagttgagtGTTTGTGAAGCCTGTGGGCGTGTCTGCgattctctcccccccccccttcttagtgcgatttctccctctcccctacaactctgagaccatctcagggatttcttccctttccctaTCGCGGCATCGCCCCTCCATCAATGGTTGTCAACATAGTGAGAACTGAGAACCGAGAACCAACACACTCGCACAATCAATGACATGGCAGTGCAATCAGCAGCATCAGTTACCGAGATGACACTACAGACTGCAGTGGCAGAGCATGTGGGGCAGCGATGTGGACAGAACCAGCAGCGGCAGTACAGTGCCATGGCAGTGCTGTCAGTGTTCACAGCACCTGGCAGTGGCTAAGATGTGCTGAGCAGTGCTGGATAGTTCAGTCAGTGACTGGGCAGATAGGTCAACTTCATACCCAATTTGGGCAGGCTAAATGGCAGATTTGGAAAGTTGAATAAACTGGAAAGCCTGAAGATCGTCAAATCATCTTTCCAACAGAACTAGAATCGCATTGATCCGATTCCTAATGAGGGAGTTATAGTTGTTTCTATTCGGTCACTCAATACATGCCCATGTGTTCAATGAAATGCCTCAAAGTAGTGCCATGCACACATGAAGTTATTTTGGTGCATGGGAGATGACATGTGGGGGCCACCTGCTGATGCAACAATTAAGGGGTGATCAATGGCATGATGACATAGCCAGTAGCATCCACGatgtgatgatgatgacatgATGCATAATTAGATGCATCATATGAAGTGGCATGATATGATGTGTCATATGATGATACATGACATGCCACATGATAGGATGATGTCATGCATGCATGGGATGCATGAAAATGGCATGTATGATGTAGGGTGCTTGTATAAGGTACATGCATGATGAGGGACACAACACGGTGCATGCACAGTGATGATGTTAATGCATGATGGTGAGGTTCATGTAGTGGCAGACATGAATGCATGATGGCATATGATGATGCTTGCCATAGATGATACATGGTGATGGAGGGCTGGTTagggaggaaggaaagaaatcaaAGTAGCAAGGGGGAGAAGGGGAAGCACACCTTCACACACTCACTTAGATTTCAAAAAAACTACTCACTCCTACATTTGCTACCTTGAAAATTTAagatataataattaaaaaataaactgaAATAACTTAGaaggggtgaataggttatactagtggatttTTAAAAATTCTCCGATTTAATGTTCCCAAGTGTGTGACTGTAAATAAAAATGCggaatataaagaaaataagcacATCACACAATACTagaatttatagtggttcgactcaatctgagtctagtccactccctacaagtttTCCTCcaagttccacttgtaaggtattccactagctcttccctttcagtacagtaggtagggaggaaaacattTACAAATTCTTTTAAAGATAAGAGGATCCGTACAATCTTTTTACACAATGAGAGGGTCCgtacaatctctttcaaggatgagagagtccttacaatctctttcaaggatgagagagtcctaacaatctcttTCAAGATGAGAGGGTCCTACATACTTttctaagtacagtctagaataaTGTATAAACAATTTGTCCAATTCTAGAGTTAACCCAACTTTTGGACAAAACAAATTCAAAGTGGAATAAAAAGGTTTAGAGTTACCTCTTGTGTGGTGTGTGAATGAAATGCAATGTTATAAAAGAATGCACCTTTGAAGTCTTCTTAATGCTTGCAATGCAAATGCCAAGATAGTGTAAAAGACTTGTAGAGAgacttgagttcctcttgacaATAGTGTATATATTGTaaaacttgaactcaagagtaTAACATGTTTTCACTCACTCTAATGCTTCAATAAATGTACTTGGATGAGTAGTATTGAGTGTTGTTCCTTTACTCATAGTGGGGGGGGGTTTATAGGAGTGAATGGGGTTCTATTTGGGCAAGAAAACACTCTAACGGTCATATTTTGGCTCTTCCCGTTGACCGGACCATTTGGCGGTCGATTGGCTGAACTAGCCATTAAAAATAGATCCGTTGGAGGGTTTTCAGGTCTATCCGATCGCGTTCTGGTGGACCAACTGCACCAACCGGAAGGAGTCCCAACGATCGGATTTTTCTAGTTCGAACAAGATCGGTTAGTGACAGAATGGGTCCAATTCAGATAGAATGTAAAAAAACAGTCAACTTTCTCATCCGACCTTGGATTAATCCGATTTTAGTCGCAACTCTACAACTTTGTAGATGAACACTCCTTCAAATACTGTCATATGAAATGACTAAAATGCCCTTGAACATGAACCTGCTGAAGTCAGCAATTCTCATGACATGTTATAACCAACATGTATCCAAACATATTTGGGTCTTATTACTTGGTCTTTGGGCATCAGCTAAGGACATTCTAGGTTAAGATAAACTTAAGGATGCAATATGTAATGCATGCTTATGAGATGCAGTGTAGTTCTtatgtatggtgtgtgcacTATTATATTGTTCTAATTTCTTTAAGACTTCTATTAGTCTTTTTGCAAATGGTCTTCTAGTATCTTCATGTTGACCTTACATTACTTGATGTCTTCAAATCTTTAATGTAATTCAAGCTTTAATACTTTGAGGCCTTGATACTATAAAGTCTGATCTCCGTTTGATACTTTCTTTAAATCttgataccaacttgttgattctcttcatttgatgacttcaatttCCTTCATTCCATTTATCAAATTTGATCTTtaatatgaagtctctacaaaacaatacttgaaggcatATTGTGTAACATAAACTatacttccaacccttgttgagcCAACACGCTAGGTTGGACCGGTTATTCATATGGCCATTAGCTTCTAAAGCtagtcatgctggtccaaccaatcAAGTGCatttgcatcaactctcctctgAATAAAACGGAGTCGAGTTTGGAAAAGGACCAAGAATGATGTCAGAGTCAACTCACCTGAGTAGAAATGTACCAGCTATCCTCTTGAGTTTGAGAGGGGAAGATTCTTCATAGGAAGAAACTTCATCTCAAGTCCACTATGGTGGAAGGAGTATGTATTCTCGTAACCacagtgcttggctttcttgtcATACAACCATGGGCGTCCTAGAAGAATGTGACAAACATCCAAAGAGAGGACATCACACTACACCTGATCAATCAGCCAGCCAATGGAATacgtgagcaaacacctttcattAATCTTGAGATTATtattgttcacccaagcaaccttgtagggaTTGGGATGAAGCTCCGTCTTCAGACCCAACTTGTGAACGTCTTCAAGGACAACATTGGTGCAACTGTCGtggtcaatcaccatattacacaaGATATCATTGCATTGCTCCATGGTCTGAAAGATATTATTATGGTGCCAATAGTCCTCTCCAAGAACCATTTATGTAGGCCAAAGAGGAAAGATAACATAGCATGCTTGACACTTTCTATTAGGAGTGTGTCTGTTTGGCTCGATTTTGGTCGGGCTGAATCGGTTACGGTCCAGGGATTGAGCatggtttaaactttaaagtatcTCCATGCTAATACCCTCTGACACGTATCTTCAATTTAGCCAACCAATACGATGGCCGATactaatactttaatccttgatttttagcatatcttagcgtttCTCctatatgtatcttaaatttagccgaccgataccaatacttcaATCCTTGCCATGGAAATGCAAGTGTAGGTTACAAACaactaacccccacaatttATAACGCAAACAATACAACTAATAACTCAATACCAGCTGTTTAACTCAAGAATGCTTATGAAACAAACAACCAAAAATAACCCACACAAGATAAGACCAACccaacaaagaaaacccaagaaaattccaatcggccaggagagagaaactcacCTGCGATAGGCCCAAAGAGAGAGGGGCGGCAGCAATTGTGGAGCTCAGaatgagctgcactcttgggcgtaggtaGTCTCCCTAGGAAGgatacaaaaacctaaaaatttgaagGACTTCTGATGGCTGGTTGATGAGATGATTactttcttgaaaatcagacctaggagagagaatctaagAGAAATTTTCAAGAACTGTAGTAGGGCTGCTTGGGCAGCAACAAGAAGAGGATCGAGTGATCCTTGGGTGGTTGTGAACACCCTCTAAAAAGGCTATCTCGATCAGAAATCAattggggaaggaagaggagatcgatctctctcctaattcCTCCATGGGTGCTAGTCGGTTCTGTCTTTTGAAGTTCTGAACAGATCTAATTTTCTTAAGATTCTTCAATATCAGTAAGCACTAACAGTAGCAGTAAACAGagaataggaaagaaaagaaacaagacaagtgtgggtgggattggctatctcggccaggacatctcacccacaactatcccggttgtttaagcaattgactggAATCATTCATTATTTAAATCTGAGAATTGAGAGTACATAAGCTcttctatatatagagggcagATTAGCAGTCATACCATAACTATAAGTACTCCAAGTATGATTAGaccttacataataggagttagactccaaataggactaaactagaactccaacatggagtaggtaactaactagtcattcactaatagagaaacctaaactgactaaaaactgaaataataaaggaaatagactcaaaacaggactctaactaaactaatgaattaaatctcgttttcctactttctacccatattttaggcccattaaagtggtctattacaaagaaaacccatgggatcaaaagcccaacacatatataacccattaagtgacttatctacaataaaataagtccattaagtgacttatctacatcccatggtttaaagtatctcaaatacgatacgatatccctcttatatgtatcttaaatttagccgacctccgatacgacgaccgataccgataccgatactttaatccttaagCTTTAGCATATCTTATCGTATCTCctatacgatatgataccctctgtTACATATCTTAAActatactttaatccttgcatacAACTGTGTATGTGTGCCATAAGTAGAGATAGTGCCAGAAGTGTTGTTTTCAGTATGAGTAAGGTCATGCCACTGTCAGTAGAGCAACTGTGCTAGTGCTTGAGTTGAGTGGTGCCTATGTTAGAAGCGAGTGCTAATAGTATTGGCGATACCAAAGACTTGCAAGGATTAAAGCATTgtatcggtcagctaaatttaagatacgtatcaaagggtattgtatcatatcggagatatgctaaaaatcaaggattaaagtattaatATCGGTTGCTGTATCGGTCgcataaatttaagatacatatcggagggtatcatatcgtattgaagatacactaagatattctaaatatcaaggattaaagtatcagtatcgataggataaatttaagatacatatcggagggtatcgtatcggtatcggagatactttaaacaaTGCTAAGGAGTGTTAAGAACTGTAGTGGGAGAATTTCGGATACCATTCAGCCCCCATCCTCCATGTCAACGTGGGAATATCAACTTATatgttgtattttattttatttggtatTAAAATTGTTATGTACTAATGTTGTAATGCTAAGTGGGCTAGTTATTAGAAATTTATTATTGGAGAAGTAGTTATTAGGGAGTAGTTATTGCTATAAAAGTAATTACTGCaaagtttttctctttttggggAGAGGGACTTTAAGAGACTATTTTGGGATGGATTAATGAAGACTAGTTCACACTAGTTAAACAAGCCCCAATAAGAGAACAACTCCCAAATAATTTCAGTTCTGATCTCAGACTTAGAGAACAAGTGGGGCAACAACAAAGCCTAAGAGAAGGGCTGAATTAAAACTCACAAGTTGGGAAGCTTTAGGACTGTCAAACCTGGTCACAAAAGTCCTAAAAGTACTGCTGGAGATGCCTTGACAGTAGTGTGAACAGATCTTAAAAAGGGTAGCAGAACCAGCAGAGCAACCCTTAACAGAATTAGGGTTTCATCAGGCCAAGAGGAGAAGACCTGCAGCTCCCTTTTGGCTGGTCAAACCAGCCTCAGGTCCTGGTCGAAGGGGACTCTGAAGTGCCcaacaaaaccccaaaaggcCTTGGCAAGAGGCCTGCTGGTTAGGGAGATCCAGCCAAGGTCGATGAGCCTCAAAACCTAACTGTTTGATGAAAATCGATGCTGTTTTGGGGAGGTTCTTCTATTGATCTTCTAGCTGACTTCTGGTCCTCAAGTGAACTTAATTAGCACTCAAAATCACTCTCTCATAGCAAGCAATAACAGaacttagaagaagaaaagaagagaagaaagtaagaTAATGGCAATCTCAGCCTGGGTATCTCATCcatagctatctcagctgttgtACTTCCTCTCTCAGGAGTTTGGGAGCTAGCAATTGCTGCATAAACTTCATTCATTCAATTGTGATTTTTGTTGCAGCAGCCTCTCTTTAAATAGAAGTccaaaacttacaaaatagcaacttgtacccaaataagaaactaatctaaaaaggaaactaacacaTATTAGCCACTAGTACCTAACTTGTAACTTAAGAAATTAATAAAGCATCTACTAGGAAGTCTCTAGAAGGTAACTCTTTACTTGCAAGGCACCATTGACCAGTCAAACAAAGAAATGCAAAATTCCGGCTGCATAGACCACAAAGGAGAGTCCTCTGGCCAGCTATGGACAGCTGAAAAGGCTGGATCAATGGGGTTATTTGAGGGCCTTCTAGAAGCTCAATTCTGGAAACAAATATACTGTCATAAGGGGGTTTCCTAAGCTGGCCATCTCAATTAATTCCCNNNNNNNNNNNNNNNNNNNNNNNNNNNNNNNNNNNNNNNNNNNNNNNNNNNNNNNNNNNNNNNNNNNNNNNNNNNNNNNNNNNNNNNNNNNNNNNNNNNNNNNNNNNNNNNNNNNNNNNNNNNNNNNNNNNNNNNNNNNNNNNNNNNNNNNNNNNNNNNNNNNNNNNNNNNNNNNNNNNNNNNNNNNNNNNNNNNNNNNNNNNNNNNNNNNNNNNNNNNNNNNNNNNNNNNNNNNNNNNNNNNNNNNNNNNNNNNNNNNNNNNNNNNNNNNNNNNNNNNNNNNNNNNNNNNNNNNNNNNNNNNNNNNNNNNNNNNNNNNNNNNNNNNNNNNNNNNNNaaaaaaaaaaaaaactatcaaaaATAATTTCAAACTCAATAGAAATAAGCATGAATCTCAAACAAGGAATTCTGCACTTGTTCATCCAATCTGAGTATGATTTCATGAATATTGATCCAGAATAATCTCAAATATTCACACCTGTAAAGACGATAAGATCGGGGTTCTCAGCTTTAATCATCCTCCGAAGGAACTGAGTCGTATTAAGATCGGAACAGAACTCGAATTCCGATGGCAGTACATCTCTACACCTGGTCACGATCCCATTCCCGTAATGCATATCGGCAACCtgaaaaatccccaaaaataaaaattaaaaaaataaaaataaaagattagaaCACTGACTTCGCGAGAAATTTTGATTAAGGAACAGTAGAAAAGGATGAAGTTAGCTCAATTGGAGGAGATCCGCCGCCCTCCAACAATTAGGAATTTGGATAACTTTTTCCGCTGCATTTAGGGTTTATACTTTATATAAACAGAGAGAGACTCAGCCCAACAGACTCGGCCATGAGGCCTCAATAGACTCCACATAATACTCAACTACCCTAACTCAAATAGGACTCTTTCATTAAATACACTTCTTCAACGGCTAATTCAAAATGGGATtcttagcaaaagaaaaaaaaaaaaaaaaaaccccaaaccaaagTCGGATTCTtaccaaaataagaaaaattcaaaataggattttaatttattttccacGTAACAATGATAAATGCGCACACATTAATCAAAAACAGAACTCCTCAAACCCGCTTTGTGTTCTTAACTTGTTATAGAGAAGAAAGTAACAGACCTGAAGGATCTTGAAGGTGCCATTGGAGTTGAATCTGAGTGGAAGATCAGGCTTTCTCTTTACCTTAACCTCTGTGTTTCCCACCATCAAATTCTCGAGTATTAGGGTTTGAAGAAGGTACAGCACTGCTGAGAGGAATCCGATAAAGAGAGGGAGGGTCAAACATTTTTCTCTCGAAGAACCCTCCATCTCTCAACTCTGAAAAAGGAAAACGGAATCTTCCCAATTGGCACAAAGCAGTTCCTTCGGTCGGAATGAAAACCTCaaaatgcttcttccaccttttaCGCGGATTTAAATCACGGTATCGGGTGCCGTATCAAGACGGATCGGCATCTTAATTCGGTGATTTTTCCGGTTAATCTTTCCTTAATTAGGAGTCGACCGTTTAAAGAAGAGTAGGAAAAGATTAAAGAAGTGCAATGGCTTCGCCCTCCAACTACATTCCATTTCGTATCTTTTGCTTCAAGCCTCATCTCGGATTGGTAATTTGCAGTCCGGTTTTAATCAGTTTGGTCCTAGTATAGACTGTTCAATTCGATTCGATATAAGATTTTTTAaaccgaatcatttaataaacattttcatatattaaaatcgAAATCATTTTTAAATGGTTCGTTTTAAacgattttttttatgttttctaattttttctgaaatagatataaattgtaacattgaattgaattgttatataattttttaatttaattttttttgttttttttgaaatatatgtaaatttaacatcgaatgtTTTAAACTTACAACATATATGTTAATCAGTAACAGTTTATCAacagtttaaagtttaaaactaaaactgaatcacggtttcaattttaaaatcaaaccaaaccatttaatagACAGTTTCACGGTTTTAGTGTAACCGGTTCAGTTTGATTTCGataaatgattttggtttcaagttcaCATCCTTACGAAAACCAATACAGTATTGGCATGGATAGGTATTGGATTGTCTGTATAAAATAGAAATACCCTTAATTTCCCTTAGTCTTTTAACATTTTTACCCTTAGTCAATTGATATGGTATCAGCAAAGTACTGGATCATTAACATGCAAAAACCGGTATAGATCATCCAATGCAGGCGATCTTAAGATACATAGAACCATGCTCACGATTGTGTTTGGGAGTCTCTACGTCATAAATTAATTGATTGGCTTTTATTATTCTTTATGTTGTTGATTCATATTTGATTCTTCCCTCTCACCCTGTTgtgcatttgaattttttgtggTGCTCATGTATATAAAAGTGGATGCTGAAATTCTTGTTTCAATGAATTTTGTAGAAAATTATCCAGAAATTTGGCTTTGTGAGTAAAAGATTTGTTGGTATATAAGCTTCAATAGAAATGATTTCGAGTTTGAGGAGTAGTTTGAAACGGAAAGGATGTAGGTAGATTCCGTAGGTTGAGCATCTATATTGCTCCACATCGAGAAGAGCGCAACTCCCTCCAGCAACAACAAGAACGAAACCATAGGCTCCTACACTAGGAGCATTTCGGGGTATAGATGGAACCACCTCTACTCCCCGTTTATGACATGATATAGTTATTATAGTCTCTTGACGACGAGAATGGGGGATTACCCTTAAGGttatgttggtttttttttttagaaaggcATTTGGAGAGATGCACTTTTTTGCCTTTTGGatagatgaatttttttttttcaatgattcAGTATTGGCATTGGCTTCGGAAaatatcgatatgtatcttatATATCAACTGCTACACCAATGCAATTCCAAGAATTTAATTCCATGATCACGCCCAGGGTCATTTTCCTCGCTATCACACttcgattttttatttttatctttggcTTTCATACGAACAGGTGGATTGATTGTTCCATAAACTTAAGACATTTTGAAAGGTTTAACTACTTTCAATTTTGATTGTCTATCTCAAGCACATAGGTTACTACATgtgaattttctctctttcttaacCTTTTTGGGGCTTTCGTCAATCACTTTTGAGATGGTGTTGAAGGCTAAACATAAATGGCTGACCCGTAAGAAGGCTAGGGTGTCGCTGTTGGAGAGGAGACTTCGTTCGACCGAGAATGAGCATTTGAAATACAAGCACTTGAGTCGCGTTAGACTCAATGGAAGTGTATGGTGTAACTGAAGAGAATAGAAAAGATGAAGTCCGTCCCCTAGCCTAGTTCAATTTTATATAGTAtttttagactttttttttttgggtaagataGTGTTTTTAGAAACTTCAAACTATAATAAATTTGGATATGGGTATAGATTCGTACATGTACTAAATGATACATGGACTAGAtgtcaataataatttatgaaaatttgctagacaaaaaaaaaaaagtgtgcataACAATGATACAATATGTGTTTAATTGTGTTTGATATGGTTACTTTGTAAAAATTAGGGTGAAAAAAAATGTGGCCATAAATATTCACTATGTAACATGCATATACATCACCTAATAATTAGAATAATAGCATGTAGACCAATCTTATCAGAATGAAGTTTCATGAATATAGTGCCGAAGATACAACCAAACTTGGTGTCAAGAACTTTCCTTAATAAGGTCGGACTATAACTCACAATCGAAGCAAGCATGGTTGTTATTACCATGAATAATGTATTTATGAGGAAGAGTTACATGTCTAATGAGATTTTTGTATTAAGCAATTCTAAAATGGATGAAAAGCATAGtacttttttgtttatttaatttatgATGTTTGACGTAATGGACTAGGTCATTGTCATGCTTCTTGTATTAATAGATTGTGTTTATAAGGTTCAATGAAAGGCAACAATAAGCCATTATGGTACGTTATTGTTCTTACTCTGCAAGTTAAGAGGAAAAATGGAAAGTGTAACAGCTATTTTGAGGATAGCTACCTCcttgagaagaagaaagttgAGAAGAGAGATTGTATTTTTCATATCCCTTACACCCATTTTCCCATATCTTATATAGCCACTTGGCCTACAGCTCACCAATACAAGAAGGACAGAAGACAGAAGACAGAAGACAGAGAGAATATTCCTCAATGGTATTCCCAGGTTTGGTCCCCTACACATAGTCACGTAATTCTGCTGGGCGCTTCCTTCATCTGTGAGAGGGTTTGTGTTGGTACCATTGAGGTGGTGGTCCCAGAAACTTTGTCGCCTACTGACCCATTGCGAGACGTGTTCATATCATTTCCCACCAGTCCTCCAagaaccttgtcctcaaggttcaATTGTGGAAACCCTCCCATGACGTCTCCTTTAGAGGTAGACCATCCCATTGAACTAGCGCTTGGGTCACTTCCCTCCCTTGTCGAGACAGAGAGTGAATATTCAGAATAGCTACTAGTGTAGGAATGGCCTCTTAAGCTGTGGTTTCGAGGGGGTGGCCTGCTCTGAGTGATCGCCCACACATTGTTTCAGTAGCGAAACATGGAATACTGTGTGTAGGCGAGCCGTCGATGGCAGATTGAGCTTATAAGCAACCTTGCCTACACGATCGACGATCTAAAAGGGACCAAAGAAACGTCACCCGAGCTTCAGGTGGTTGCGTTGTGCCACTGATTATTGGAAATACGGCTGAAGCTTAATGAAGAGCCAGTCCCCCTTTCAAATTCCCTCTCTGAATGAGCTCTATCCGCCTGAACTTTCATTCGAGATTGGGCACCGTGTTATATCAGCACTCCGCCCAATGGAGGTATTTGGCCCACCGATTTGGCTCCTCAAACACAAAACTTTGTAAATACATCTCCAGACATCGATTTAGAACCTTCGTTTGGCCATTCGACTGTGGGTGATACGCATTGCTCATTGAGAGAGTCGTTCCCTGAAGTCGAAACAAGTCACGCCAAAAATTGCTTACGAAGAGTGGATCTCTGTCTCTCACTATGGACGCGGTAGACCATGTAACTTGACGATCTCAGTGGCGAACACCTCCGTGACCCATTGGCTCGTGAAATGGTTGGATAAGGCATAGAATTGACCATACTTTTCCAATCTGTCCACCACAACCCTAATGGCGATTTTTCCTCCAGATGATTGCAACCCAGTAATGAAATCTATGGATACATCTTCCCACACCTGGCTTGGAATTGGTAGAGGTTGGAGGTGCCCAACGGGTGCCATGGTCACATACTTCAGTTGTTGGCAGACGATACAACCAACCACGTAATTTTTGATATAGGTCCTCATACCTTTCCAATGAAAGTTAGTGGCTACTCTTTTATATGTTTGTAAGAACCC is a window of Macadamia integrifolia cultivar HAES 741 unplaced genomic scaffold, SCU_Mint_v3 scaffold1294, whole genome shotgun sequence DNA encoding:
- the LOC122063335 gene encoding probable inactive purple acid phosphatase 28, whose amino-acid sequence is MEGSSREKCLTLPLFIGFLSAVLYLLQTLILENLMVGNTEVKVKRKPDLPLRFNSNGTFKILQVADMHYGNGIVTRCRDVLPSEFEFCSDLNTTQFLRRMIKAENPDLIVFTGVNI